In a genomic window of Nitrospira sp. ND1:
- a CDS encoding response regulator yields MAKTVLVVDDSPTMRQMVAFTLTSAGYQVVEAGNGKEAVGKVNGGAKPDLVVTDLNMPEMDGITLIKEIRKMPALKFTPILMLTTEASDDKKKAGQAAGATGWIVKPFNPEQMMAVIKKVLPG; encoded by the coding sequence ATGGCGAAAACAGTGTTGGTGGTCGACGATTCTCCCACGATGCGACAGATGGTGGCGTTCACCCTGACCAGCGCGGGCTATCAGGTTGTGGAAGCCGGCAACGGCAAAGAGGCGGTCGGCAAAGTGAACGGCGGGGCGAAGCCGGACCTTGTCGTCACCGACCTGAACATGCCCGAGATGGACGGCATCACCCTGATCAAGGAGATCAGGAAGATGCCGGCTCTCAAGTTCACTCCGATCTTGATGCTGACGACGGAAGCGTCCGACGACAAGAAAAAGGCGGGACAGGCCGCCGGAGCGACCGGATGGATCGTGAAGCCGTTCAATCCCGAGCAGATGATGGCCGTCATTAAAAAAGTGCTGCCCGGTTGA